In a single window of the Atlantibacter hermannii genome:
- the yqhC gene encoding DNA-binding transcriptional regulator — MNRQDICQHLASKVNLLKNNEDEIHALLPDIRLLYGTQPHPRTPVMYQPGIIFLFSGNKTGYLNNRVFRYDANEYLLLTVPLPFECETYATPETPLAGIRINVDVQQLQTLLMDIGEDEAFRPAQCASGINSAVLSDEILCAIERLIDVLEKPLDARILGKSIIREILYHVLMGPRGGALLALVSRQTHFSLISRVLKRIENQYTENLTVDQLALDANMSVSAFHHNFKSVTSTSPLQYIKTFRLHKARMLIVHDGMKASAAAMRVGYESASQFSREFKRYFGVTPGEDAARMRTMQGM, encoded by the coding sequence ATGAATCGTCAGGATATCTGCCAGCATTTGGCGAGCAAAGTTAACTTACTGAAAAATAATGAGGATGAAATTCATGCCTTGTTGCCCGACATCCGCCTGCTGTACGGGACCCAGCCGCATCCACGCACCCCGGTGATGTATCAGCCTGGCATCATATTTCTCTTTTCCGGGAATAAGACGGGTTATCTCAATAACCGCGTATTTCGCTACGACGCTAATGAATATTTACTGCTGACCGTCCCGCTGCCGTTTGAATGCGAAACTTACGCTACCCCGGAGACCCCGCTGGCAGGCATTCGCATCAACGTGGATGTGCAGCAGTTGCAAACGTTGCTGATGGATATCGGCGAAGATGAGGCGTTTCGGCCCGCGCAGTGCGCCAGCGGCATTAATTCCGCCGTGCTTTCCGATGAGATTTTATGCGCGATTGAGCGACTGATTGATGTGCTGGAGAAACCGCTGGATGCCCGGATCCTCGGGAAATCGATTATTCGCGAGATCCTTTACCATGTATTGATGGGCCCGCGGGGTGGGGCGTTGCTGGCGCTGGTCAGTCGCCAGACGCATTTCAGTCTGATTAGCCGCGTGCTGAAACGTATTGAAAACCAGTACACGGAAAACCTCACCGTGGATCAGCTGGCGCTGGATGCCAATATGAGCGTGTCGGCGTTTCACCATAATTTCAAATCGGTGACCAGTACCTCGCCGTTGCAGTACATCAAAACCTTCCGCCTGCATAAAGCCAGGATGCTGATCGTTCATGACGGGATGAAAGCCAGTGCGGCGGCCATGCGCGTGGGCTATGAAAGCGCGTCGCAATTTAGTCGGGAGTTCAAACGCTATTTTGGCGTCACGCCAGGGGAAGATGCGGCGCGGATGCGCACGATGCAGGGCATGTAA
- the yghB gene encoding inner membrane protein has product MVVIENIITALWQHDFAALADPHVVGIVYGVMFATLLLENGLLPASFLPGDSLLLLAGALVAKGVMDFVPTMVILTTAASLGCWLSYVQGRWLGNTRTVKGWLKQLPTKYHQRATCMFDQHGLLALLAGRFLAFIRTLLPTMAGISGLSNRRFQFFNWLSAFLWVGVVTSLGYALSMIPFVKRHEDQVMTFLMVLPIVLLVAGFIGALTVVLKKKFA; this is encoded by the coding sequence ATGGTTGTTATTGAGAATATTATTACCGCGCTCTGGCAGCACGATTTTGCCGCGCTCGCAGATCCGCATGTTGTCGGCATTGTTTACGGCGTGATGTTCGCCACGCTGCTTCTGGAAAATGGGTTATTACCCGCCTCGTTCTTACCCGGTGACAGCTTATTGTTGCTGGCGGGGGCGCTGGTGGCGAAAGGCGTAATGGATTTTGTCCCGACGATGGTGATCCTGACGACAGCCGCAAGTCTTGGCTGCTGGCTGAGCTATGTGCAGGGCCGCTGGCTCGGCAATACCCGAACGGTAAAAGGCTGGCTGAAGCAATTACCCACCAAATATCACCAGCGCGCCACCTGCATGTTCGATCAGCATGGGCTGCTGGCGCTGCTGGCGGGCCGTTTCCTGGCGTTCATTCGTACGCTGTTGCCTACGATGGCGGGCATTTCTGGCCTCTCTAACCGCCGTTTCCAGTTCTTTAACTGGTTGAGCGCGTTTCTGTGGGTCGGCGTGGTGACCAGCCTTGGCTATGCGCTCAGCATGATCCCCTTCGTAAAACGCCATGAAGATCAGGTCATGACCTTCCTGATGGTACTGCCCATTGTGTTACTGGTGGCGGGCTTTATCGGCGCGCTGACCGTTGTCCTGAAGAAAAAATTCGCGTGA
- the metC_1 gene encoding cystathionine beta-lyase: MTKKHIETALVNAGRSKRYTQGSVNSVIQRASSLVFDSVAAKKAATAGRASGELFYGRRGTLTHFSLQEAMCELEGGAGCALFPCGAAAVANTILAFVEQGDHVLVTNTAYEPTQDFCTKILAKLGVTTSWFDPLAGASIADHIQPNTKVVFLESPGSITMEVHDVPAIVAAVRRVAPEAIIMIDNTWAAGVLFKALDFGIDISIQAGTKYLIGHSDGMVGTAVANVRCWPQLRENAYLMGQMLDADTAYMTSRGLRTLAVRLRQHHESSLKIAEWLATHPQVARVNHPALPGSKGHEFWKRDFLGSSGLFSFILNKRLNEAEFAAYLDNFDYFSMAYSWGGYESLILANQPEEIAAIRPDAQVDFEGTLVRVHIGLENVEDLIADLEAGFGRIA; encoded by the coding sequence ATGACCAAAAAGCACATCGAAACCGCGCTGGTAAATGCCGGACGCAGCAAACGTTATACCCAAGGTTCAGTGAACAGCGTGATTCAACGCGCATCGTCACTGGTGTTTGACAGCGTTGCCGCGAAAAAAGCGGCCACCGCCGGACGCGCTTCCGGTGAGCTGTTTTATGGACGCCGCGGCACCCTGACCCACTTCTCGCTCCAGGAAGCGATGTGCGAACTGGAAGGCGGCGCAGGCTGCGCCCTGTTCCCCTGCGGCGCGGCGGCGGTGGCTAATACGATTCTGGCCTTTGTTGAACAGGGCGATCATGTGCTGGTCACTAACACCGCTTATGAGCCGACCCAGGATTTCTGCACCAAAATCCTCGCGAAACTCGGTGTAACCACCAGTTGGTTCGATCCGCTGGCTGGCGCGAGCATTGCCGATCATATCCAGCCCAATACCAAAGTGGTGTTCCTCGAATCACCGGGATCGATCACTATGGAAGTGCACGATGTGCCCGCGATTGTCGCCGCCGTACGCCGCGTCGCGCCGGAGGCGATCATCATGATCGATAACACCTGGGCGGCGGGCGTGCTGTTTAAAGCGCTGGATTTCGGTATTGATATCTCGATCCAGGCCGGCACGAAATATCTTATCGGCCATTCTGACGGCATGGTGGGAACCGCCGTCGCCAATGTGCGCTGCTGGCCGCAACTGCGGGAAAACGCCTATCTGATGGGGCAAATGCTGGATGCCGATACTGCCTATATGACCAGCCGGGGATTGCGCACCCTGGCGGTGCGCTTGCGCCAGCATCATGAGAGCAGCCTGAAAATCGCCGAATGGCTGGCGACGCATCCTCAGGTGGCGCGTGTGAATCATCCGGCGCTGCCTGGCAGTAAAGGACACGAGTTCTGGAAACGCGATTTCCTCGGTAGTAGCGGGTTATTCTCTTTTATCCTGAACAAGCGGTTAAACGAGGCTGAGTTTGCGGCGTATCTGGATAATTTCGATTATTTCAGCATGGCCTATTCCTGGGGAGGATACGAATCGCTTATTCTGGCGAACCAGCCCGAAGAGATCGCCGCAATCCGCCCGGATGCGCAGGTTGATTTTGAAGGCACACTGGTGCGTGTCCATATTGGCCTTGAGAACGTTGAAGACTTGATTGCCGATCTGGAAGCCGGTTTCGGGCGTATCGCCTGA